CACAAGATCGCCTGAAGACCCCCCACGCACTGCCGCCGCCGGACGCCGACGATCATCGGCTGGTTCGCCCGGACCCCCTTGCGCGGGCTGCGCCGAGATGGCTAAGGTGGAGTCAGGCCCCGTGGCGCCCAACCCGCGTGCGACCGGGAGAACCCGATGAGCGGGCCATGACCGCCCTCGTCGCCCTCCACGATGTAAACACGCGTGGTGAATGCATCCACCCCCTGCGTCGTCTACCAGACAGACAGACGGGGATGCGCTCGCGGGCGCCGACGTCTCGATGAGCCCGAGCAGCCTACCTACACCGCCGAGAGAGGAGTCGATCCCATGCGGGCGAGGATGGTGATCGCCACCGCGCTGCTGCTGTCGGGGCTCGCCGGGGGTGTGATCCCGGGCATGGCCGCCGACGCCTCCGCCGAGGACATCGGACGGACGCCACCACGCCTGGCCTACGTGGACGGGCGGGTGTCCTTCTGGCGTCCGGGCGCGGAGGACTGGACCGCCGCCCAGGTCAACACGCCGCTCGCCACCGGCGACGAGCTCTACACCGCCTCGCCCGGCACCCTGGAGATCCAGATCGGCAGCCGCGCCTACGCGCGCGCGTCGGCCGAGACAGGGCTCGGGCTGGCGGGCCTCGAGCCCGACTATCTCCAGCTGAAAGTCACCACCGGTCACGTCGCCCTCGACATTCGCCGCCTCGACCCCGGACAGTCGATCGAGGTCGACACGCCTTACGCGGCGTTCACGGTCGAGCATCCGGGCTACTACCGCGTGGACGTCGTGGGGGAGCGCACGTCGTTCATCACGCGGCGCGGCGGCCGCGCCACCGTCACGCTGGCCAACGGGTCGACGTCGGCGATCGCGCCGAGCGAGGAGGTCGTCCTCGAGGGCACGGCGGCCGCGACGGTCGCGACCTATGTCGCGCCGGAGGTCGACGACTGGGACCGGTGGAACTACGCGCGAGGCGACGCCCTGAGCGACGCCGTCAGCGCGCGGTACGTCTCGCCCGGCGTCTACGGCGCCGACGAGCTCGACCACCATGGGAGCTGGCGCGTCGTGGAGCGATACGGGTCGGTGTGGATCCCCGAGGGGGTGCCAGGAGGCTGGGTGCCCTACAGCACCGGCACCTGGGTGTGGGATCCGCTCTACGGCTGGACGTGGGTCGACACCGCGCCGTGGGGATGGGCCCCGTACCACTATGGCCGCTGGGTCTTCGTCGATGGCGTCTGGGCGTGGGCGCCAGGACCGGTGGTGGCCCGGCCGGTGTATGCCCCCGCGCTGGTGGCGTTCTTCGGCGGCGCCGAGCCCGTCGGTCCAGCCGTCGGCTGGGTTGCGCTCTGCTGGGGCGAGC
The sequence above is a segment of the Candidatus Methylomirabilota bacterium genome. Coding sequences within it:
- a CDS encoding DUF6600 domain-containing protein; protein product: MRARMVIATALLLSGLAGGVIPGMAADASAEDIGRTPPRLAYVDGRVSFWRPGAEDWTAAQVNTPLATGDELYTASPGTLEIQIGSRAYARASAETGLGLAGLEPDYLQLKVTTGHVALDIRRLDPGQSIEVDTPYAAFTVEHPGYYRVDVVGERTSFITRRGGRATVTLANGSTSAIAPSEEVVLEGTAAATVATYVAPEVDDWDRWNYARGDALSDAVSARYVSPGVYGADELDHHGSWRVVERYGSVWIPEGVPGGWVPYSTGTWVWDPLYGWTWVDTAPWGWAPYHYGRWVFVDGVWAWAPGPVVARPVYAPALVAFFGGAEPVGPAVGWVALCWGEPVIPWWGPAGFVGAPWWGGWGGPRIVNNVVVHRTTIINVTNITVYRNASVHHAMVVVPRHRFGRAAVPQVRLAQVDPRRLAPVHGSIGVQPVRTSLTPDTARGITPPAAARRSIVATRAPADPSRWLTPHGLEPPPAAEGMRPRLVKPPAREPAALVAPRPPFGASAIERPRPPVPPRFGMPPAGQPAPAPPAHIGPPSPEGGPPHGRVTLPAQPAIPAAPARPLPAPGAPPRVEGVPAPPRGDPRAGGAPAGLPGVRGTPPTAREAPPAAREAPYGPPVGLPGEPANRLFPGRAETGASEPRGAQRMPPQPPAPPAQGGFGTPMPAR